A stretch of the Lolium perenne isolate Kyuss_39 chromosome 3, Kyuss_2.0, whole genome shotgun sequence genome encodes the following:
- the LOC127338265 gene encoding UMP-CMP kinase 1-like, with amino-acid sequence MADANKGYDGSMPPGKKLKIVFVIGGPGSGKGTQCSKIVNQFGFTHLSAGDLLRQEAKSNTEQGTMIKNLMHEGKLVSSEIIVRLLLKAILASGNDKFLIDGFPRHEENRQAYEKIVNIDPEFVLLIDCSREEMERRILHRNQGRDDDNVDTIRRRFEVFQESTLPVIQHYEKMGKLRRVDGNRQPDMVFEDVKATFAQLNTQCCGRAVDYKYVTASDGFDYKDENAEFDLIGLVNIEPGVTILLEG; translated from the exons ATGGCAGATGCAAACAAG GGTTACGATGGTTCAATGCCCCCAGGGAAAAAGCTAAAAATTGTGTTTGTCATAG GAGGGCCTGGCAGTGGCAAAGGCACTCAGTGTTCCAAGATTGTGAACCAGTTTGGGTTTACCCATCTGAGTGCCGGAGATCTCCTCCGCCAAGAAGCTAAATCGAATACCGAGCAAGG TACAATGATCAAGAATCTCATGCATGAAGGAAAGCTTGTGTCTTCCGAGATCATCGTTAGGCTACTGTTGAAGGCCATCCTTGCAAGTGGAAATGATAAGTTTCTTATTGATGGATTTCCACGACATGAAGAGAACCGCCAAGCGTACGAGAAAATT GTTAACATTGACCCTGAGTTCGTGCTATTGATTGATTGCTCGAGGGAAGAGATGGAGCGGCGAATTCTTCATCGAAATCAG GGAAGAGATGATGACAACGTTGACACCATTAGGAGGCGGTTTGAAGTTTTCCAGGAATCAACATTGCCTGTTATTCAGCACTATGAGAAAATGGGGAAGCTCCGAAGG GTTGATGGTAACAGGCAACCGGACATGGTGTTTGAAGACGTGAAGGCCACCTTCGCGCAACTGAATACTCAG TGTTGTGGGCGGGCAGTGGACTACAAGTATGTTACTGCTAGTGACGGTTTCGACTACAA GGATGAAAATGCCGAGTTCGACCTTATTGGACTGGTCAACATCGAACCAGGTGTGACGATCCTTCTTGAAGGCTAA